One Aliiroseovarius sediminilitoris DNA window includes the following coding sequences:
- the pyrC gene encoding dihydroorotase, producing the protein MTTTFTNARLIDPDTGTDALGCLTIEDGLITGVNDGENGEVFDCGGKCLAPGIVDIGVKIGEPGERHKESFRSAGLAAAAGGVTTMVIRPDTTPAVDTPEALAFVARRASQAAPVNVHSMAALTKGRAGREMVEMGFMLDAGAVAFTDCDHVVTDNKVYSRAMTYARSLGALIIGHPQDPNMSKGAAVTSGKFASLRGLPAVNPMAERMGLERDLALVEMTGVSYHADNLSTAHALPALERAKAAGLDVTAGVNIHHLTLNELDVGDYRTFFKVKPPLRSEEDRLAMAEAVAMGLIDVISSMHTPQDEESKRLPFEEAASGAVALETLLPAAMRLVHAGLIDLPTLWCALSLNPARRFSLPGGELSVGAPADLVLFDPDAPFVLDRFKLNSKSKNTPFDGARMEGRVLGTWVGGERVFGGDDA; encoded by the coding sequence GGAAAACGGCGAGGTGTTCGACTGTGGCGGAAAATGTCTTGCCCCCGGCATTGTCGATATCGGCGTAAAGATCGGTGAGCCGGGGGAACGCCACAAGGAGAGTTTTCGCAGTGCGGGGCTGGCGGCGGCGGCGGGCGGAGTCACGACAATGGTCATTCGCCCGGATACGACACCGGCCGTGGACACCCCTGAAGCGCTGGCATTCGTGGCGCGGCGGGCTTCGCAGGCTGCACCCGTCAACGTGCATTCCATGGCCGCACTGACCAAGGGGCGCGCAGGCCGCGAGATGGTTGAAATGGGGTTTATGCTGGATGCCGGTGCTGTCGCCTTCACCGATTGCGATCATGTCGTCACCGACAACAAGGTGTATTCCCGCGCCATGACTTATGCGCGCAGTCTTGGCGCATTGATCATCGGCCACCCCCAAGACCCGAACATGTCCAAGGGGGCCGCTGTGACCTCGGGCAAGTTCGCGTCGTTGCGCGGTTTGCCCGCCGTCAACCCCATGGCCGAGCGGATGGGGCTGGAACGTGATCTGGCCTTGGTCGAAATGACCGGCGTCTCCTACCACGCCGATAACCTGTCCACCGCCCATGCGTTGCCTGCTTTGGAGCGTGCCAAAGCCGCCGGGCTGGACGTGACCGCCGGTGTCAACATCCACCACCTGACGCTGAACGAGTTGGACGTGGGCGACTATCGCACCTTCTTCAAGGTCAAACCACCTCTGCGATCCGAAGAAGACCGGCTGGCGATGGCCGAAGCCGTGGCGATGGGTCTGATTGACGTCATCTCGTCCATGCACACGCCGCAGGACGAGGAAAGCAAACGCCTGCCGTTTGAAGAAGCGGCCTCGGGCGCAGTGGCCTTGGAAACGCTTCTGCCCGCAGCCATGCGGTTGGTCCATGCTGGATTGATTGACCTGCCGACACTCTGGTGTGCGCTGTCCCTGAACCCTGCGCGTCGTTTCAGCCTGCCGGGTGGCGAGCTGTCCGTGGGCGCCCCTGCTGATCTGGTTCTCTTTGACCCCGATGCGCCCTTCGTGCTGGACAGGTTCAAGCTGAACTCGAAATCCAAGAACACGCCATTTGACGGCGCGCGGATGGAGGGGCGGGTGCTTGGCACATGGGTCGGCGGCGAACGCGTATTTGGGGGCGACGATGCCTGA